The following are encoded in a window of Halorarum salinum genomic DNA:
- a CDS encoding GNAT family N-acetyltransferase, which translates to METNAGAGVSEDPGDRVEVRRYRPADRADVLALDEVVWDRAMSGSWFAWKYERNPYLSEPAVFLAEADGRVVGARPFMAFRLRAGDESLCALQATDTMVHPEYRGRGIFTRMNRRAIDHYADLEPELCFNFPNQMAWPGYRKLGWRAVDERTTYYRVQNPTAVLDGRGGRLVGHAAGPALRALQGAWTRTGSSPDGFAVEREEGVPEGALAELYRRRVPEEIHARRDEEFYRWRYASPVWRRHAYVASENGDAVAGLLARTRTTSGGVTVTQVADVVPLVGGPRWSAAVACLLDRVVADHPHSDVLAAHESPLSGDLLLAYGFLPDSRLPLSRFASHRCTFAVRPLVDLEGASWDVNGYRLTNDSNWLLSFGERDTS; encoded by the coding sequence ATGGAGACGAACGCGGGGGCAGGAGTTTCCGAGGACCCCGGCGATCGGGTCGAGGTTCGGCGGTATCGTCCGGCCGACCGCGCGGACGTGCTCGCGCTGGACGAGGTCGTCTGGGACAGGGCGATGAGCGGGTCGTGGTTCGCCTGGAAGTACGAGCGGAACCCCTACCTGTCGGAGCCGGCCGTCTTCCTCGCGGAGGCGGACGGCCGGGTCGTCGGCGCGCGCCCCTTCATGGCGTTCCGGCTCCGGGCCGGGGACGAGAGCCTGTGCGCCCTCCAGGCGACCGATACGATGGTCCATCCCGAGTATCGGGGGCGGGGGATCTTCACCCGCATGAACCGGCGTGCGATCGACCACTACGCGGACCTGGAGCCCGAACTCTGCTTCAACTTCCCGAACCAGATGGCGTGGCCCGGCTACCGCAAGCTCGGCTGGCGGGCGGTCGACGAGCGGACGACCTACTACCGCGTCCAGAACCCGACCGCGGTGCTAGACGGGCGCGGCGGACGGCTCGTCGGACACGCCGCGGGGCCCGCCCTCCGGGCGCTCCAGGGTGCCTGGACCCGAACCGGGTCCTCGCCCGACGGGTTCGCCGTCGAGCGCGAGGAGGGCGTCCCGGAGGGGGCGCTCGCCGAACTCTACCGGCGCCGCGTCCCGGAGGAGATCCACGCGCGCCGCGACGAGGAGTTCTACCGCTGGCGGTACGCCAGCCCGGTCTGGCGCCGGCACGCGTACGTCGCGAGCGAGAACGGCGACGCGGTCGCCGGCCTCCTCGCCCGCACCCGCACCACGTCCGGCGGGGTCACGGTGACCCAGGTCGCGGACGTCGTCCCCCTCGTCGGCGGTCCCCGGTGGTCCGCCGCCGTCGCGTGCCTCCTCGACCGCGTCGTCGCGGACCACCCGCACTCGGACGTTCTCGCCGCCCACGAGTCGCCGCTGTCGGGCGACCTGCTGCTGGCGTACGGGTTCCTCCCGGACAGTCGCCTGCCGCTCTCGCGGTTCGCGAGCCACCGCTGTACGTTCGCCGTCCGGCCGCTCGTCGACCTCGAGGGGGCGTCCTGGGACGTGAACGGGTACCGACTCACGAACGACTCGAACTGGTTGCTCTCGTTCGGCGAACGGGACACCTCGTAA
- a CDS encoding TylF/MycF/NovP-related O-methyltransferase has product MTEKTELAFAKLYRLYRLGVVVLSAPIVLADYFGRETGAQYGVGLPRKLLFAVRMARNNGRIPTGSTFLEHLVVATRILELPAEAEGPIVECGCYKGGSTANLSLVAGACDRELHVFDSFEGMPAPSERDEEHLLVESEQVHTYAENSWRASIEEVRDNVAEYGDATACTFHEGYFEDTLPEFEEGCALAFLDVGLRDSAETCVEHLWPRLADGGHLFTHDVKHMEISALFFDSPWWRETVGCEAPGLVGAGNGLGLHPGSNGFTSLLGYAVKNPDGLEFERVAETGSGNCVDTSFTGGR; this is encoded by the coding sequence ATGACGGAGAAGACGGAACTCGCGTTCGCGAAACTGTACCGACTGTACCGGCTCGGAGTCGTCGTGCTGTCCGCGCCCATCGTGCTCGCCGACTACTTCGGGCGGGAGACGGGCGCCCAGTACGGCGTCGGCCTCCCGCGAAAGCTGCTGTTCGCGGTCCGGATGGCGCGGAACAACGGACGGATTCCGACGGGGTCGACGTTCCTCGAACACCTCGTCGTCGCGACACGGATCCTCGAACTCCCAGCGGAGGCGGAGGGACCGATCGTCGAATGCGGCTGTTACAAGGGCGGGAGCACGGCGAACCTCTCGCTCGTCGCCGGGGCCTGCGACCGCGAGCTCCACGTGTTCGACTCGTTCGAGGGGATGCCCGCGCCGTCCGAGCGGGACGAGGAGCACCTGCTCGTCGAGTCCGAGCAGGTGCACACCTACGCGGAGAACTCCTGGCGGGCGTCGATCGAGGAGGTCCGGGACAACGTCGCGGAGTACGGCGACGCGACCGCCTGCACGTTCCACGAGGGGTACTTCGAGGACACGCTCCCCGAGTTCGAGGAGGGGTGCGCCCTCGCGTTCCTCGACGTCGGGTTGCGCGACTCGGCGGAGACCTGCGTCGAACACCTCTGGCCGCGGCTGGCGGACGGGGGGCACCTGTTCACCCACGACGTGAAACACATGGAGATCTCGGCGCTGTTCTTCGACTCCCCGTGGTGGCGGGAGACGGTCGGCTGTGAGGCCCCCGGACTGGTCGGGGCGGGCAACGGGCTCGGCCTCCACCCCGGCAGCAACGGCTTCACGAGCCTGCTCGGGTACGCGGTCAAGAACCCCGACGGCCTGGAGTTCGAGCGCGTCGCCGAGACGGGGAGCGGGAACTGCGTCGACACCTCGTTCACGGGCGGGCGGTGA
- a CDS encoding COG1361 S-layer family protein, translating to MPSPRLLRALVAACVVASATLGVVAPGALPSVTAGDGPDREDAPSANGSDDGTETREHGDHSTETRTRTKGTDARKTGTPGGRAGSDERSPRESTPGDGRTRAPGTGRSTPGAGPTTPADGRTRTPGSGPTTVPDDVTVEGEPDLAAFAPNDTVAPGERTRLFVQVSNGGTVDDGGLNTPPEAERLVTTARNLRVTLEEGDAPVDVRTGTTPVGDLPSGSLARAGFGVVVDEDAEPGVYELEVTLEYDYTESVSGDERDDESETETTSVTLVVAEDPRFEVVDVDDDLQVGESGDVEVTFENVGEETVRDAVVTFRSRNADLRVDTGSETARFAGEWESGEEKTVTFRATAANTSAPQRYALEATVAFTDRDGVRRESGPLAFGVRPDEEQAFSLDDVEGDLRVGEDGTVTGTVTNEGPWPVTDAAVRLVDEDGDVVARQSSAALGDLDDGEEEEFSLAVRVPRDAAAGERRLSFVVEYLNRDGDPRSRSLPGTVDVDEARNRFEVTNVEEDLQAGETGTLTLDVENVGDEDLTDATVILRSPDEDLELHSGGNGDRFDGGSNASRFVGDWDAGDEETVSVEATAANGTAGQQFPVRVIVRYTDSDGDRRRSRPVPVGVTPDDEQAFAVEGVTSTLRVGEEGRVNGTVANEGPRDVSDAVLRLTDADGNLDPRETAAFLGDLDEGDEGEFSLPVSVLDAAQPGERRLTAVVEYVDDDGDRRTSDPLTLVVDVESASDRFVVESVRSDLQADDAGSVVLELTNRGNRTITDATASLASESGQLRVGDAVNDTRFVGEWPPGETRTVRYRVRAANGTGNQTFAFRATVEYEDGEGQSRRSDPLAFGLTPAPEQSFTVDPVGSTLRVGEEGRVTVRLANDGPGNVSGVALELVTDAPNVNAVETEVAVGALAPGESANLSFPVEIGESADPGSRQLTYRVRYTDDDGDLRTSDRLTADVRVAPERDPFVVDPVEATVIVGEEGTLALEVTNNREVPLRDVQAKAFADTPLTVEDDQAFVESLGPNESTTIRFDVSAGPEAGLKTYPLSVDFLYTTPDGDQRLSDPVDLGVTVVEPPDDGLLDLLLPLLVVVLLLLVALWLLRRRRRGDEAEGEGEGEREAGEEPGSEGGPGEEGDESAGGDGSTGDSGSTGGGGGESGSTGEGGGESGSTGGGA from the coding sequence ATGCCGTCCCCGCGACTCCTCCGGGCGCTCGTGGCCGCGTGCGTGGTGGCGAGCGCGACGCTCGGCGTCGTCGCCCCGGGCGCGCTCCCGTCGGTCACGGCGGGTGACGGTCCGGACCGGGAGGACGCCCCCTCCGCGAACGGTTCCGACGACGGGACCGAGACGAGGGAACACGGGGACCACTCGACCGAGACCCGGACGCGGACGAAGGGGACCGACGCGAGGAAAACGGGAACCCCGGGCGGGCGAGCGGGGTCCGACGAGCGGAGCCCCCGCGAGTCGACGCCGGGGGACGGCCGGACGCGGGCGCCCGGGACGGGACGATCGACGCCGGGAGCGGGACCGACGACGCCCGCGGACGGACGGACGCGGACTCCGGGCTCCGGGCCGACGACCGTCCCCGACGACGTCACCGTCGAGGGCGAGCCCGACCTCGCCGCGTTCGCCCCGAACGACACGGTCGCGCCGGGGGAGCGGACCCGGCTGTTCGTCCAGGTGTCCAACGGCGGCACCGTCGACGACGGCGGCCTGAACACGCCCCCCGAGGCCGAGCGACTGGTCACGACCGCGCGGAACCTCCGCGTCACCCTCGAGGAGGGCGACGCGCCCGTGGACGTGCGGACCGGCACCACGCCGGTGGGCGACCTCCCCAGCGGCTCGCTCGCCCGGGCGGGCTTCGGCGTCGTCGTCGACGAGGACGCGGAGCCCGGCGTCTACGAACTGGAGGTGACCCTCGAGTACGACTACACCGAGTCCGTCTCCGGGGACGAGCGCGACGACGAGTCGGAGACGGAGACGACGTCGGTCACGCTCGTCGTCGCGGAGGACCCTCGGTTCGAGGTCGTCGACGTGGACGACGACCTGCAGGTGGGCGAGTCCGGCGACGTCGAGGTCACCTTCGAGAACGTCGGCGAGGAGACGGTCCGGGACGCGGTCGTCACGTTCCGGTCGCGCAACGCCGACCTCCGGGTCGACACCGGATCGGAGACCGCGCGGTTTGCGGGGGAGTGGGAGTCGGGCGAGGAGAAGACGGTGACGTTCCGGGCCACCGCGGCGAACACCTCGGCCCCCCAGCGGTACGCCCTGGAGGCGACGGTCGCGTTCACCGACCGCGACGGGGTCCGACGGGAGTCGGGCCCGCTGGCGTTCGGCGTCCGCCCCGACGAGGAGCAGGCGTTCTCGCTCGACGACGTGGAGGGCGACCTCCGGGTCGGCGAGGACGGGACGGTGACGGGGACGGTCACCAACGAGGGCCCGTGGCCCGTCACCGACGCGGCCGTCCGCCTCGTCGACGAGGACGGCGACGTCGTCGCCCGGCAGTCGAGCGCCGCCCTCGGCGACCTCGACGACGGCGAGGAGGAGGAGTTCTCGCTCGCGGTGCGGGTCCCCCGCGACGCCGCGGCCGGCGAGCGACGGCTCTCGTTCGTCGTCGAGTACCTGAACCGCGACGGCGACCCCCGGAGCCGGTCGCTTCCCGGGACCGTCGACGTCGACGAGGCGCGCAACCGATTCGAGGTGACGAACGTCGAGGAGGACCTGCAAGCAGGCGAGACGGGGACGCTGACGCTGGACGTCGAGAACGTCGGCGACGAGGACCTCACGGACGCGACCGTGATCCTTCGTTCGCCCGACGAGGACCTCGAACTCCACTCGGGCGGCAACGGGGACCGGTTCGACGGTGGCAGCAACGCCTCCCGGTTCGTCGGCGACTGGGACGCGGGCGACGAGGAGACGGTGTCGGTCGAGGCGACCGCGGCGAACGGGACGGCCGGCCAGCAGTTCCCGGTCAGGGTGATCGTCAGGTACACCGACTCGGACGGCGACCGCCGGCGCTCGCGGCCGGTCCCGGTCGGCGTCACGCCGGACGACGAACAGGCGTTCGCGGTCGAGGGCGTGACCAGCACCCTCCGCGTCGGCGAGGAGGGCCGCGTGAACGGCACGGTGGCAAACGAGGGCCCGCGCGACGTCTCGGACGCGGTGCTCCGGCTGACGGACGCCGACGGGAACCTCGACCCGCGCGAGACGGCGGCGTTCCTCGGCGACCTCGACGAGGGCGACGAGGGGGAGTTCTCGCTGCCCGTCTCGGTGCTCGACGCCGCACAGCCCGGCGAGCGCCGGCTCACGGCCGTCGTGGAGTACGTCGACGACGACGGTGACCGCCGGACGAGCGACCCCCTCACGCTCGTCGTCGACGTGGAGAGCGCGAGCGACCGGTTCGTCGTCGAGTCGGTCCGCTCGGATCTCCAGGCCGACGACGCCGGCTCGGTCGTGCTGGAACTGACGAACCGGGGGAACCGGACGATAACCGACGCCACGGCGTCGCTGGCCTCCGAGAGCGGACAGCTCCGGGTCGGCGACGCCGTCAACGACACCCGGTTCGTGGGCGAGTGGCCGCCCGGGGAGACGCGGACGGTCAGGTACCGGGTGCGGGCCGCGAACGGGACCGGCAACCAGACGTTCGCGTTCCGCGCGACCGTGGAGTACGAGGACGGGGAGGGGCAGTCCCGGCGCTCGGACCCGCTCGCGTTCGGCCTCACGCCGGCCCCCGAGCAGTCGTTCACCGTCGACCCCGTCGGGAGCACCCTCCGCGTCGGCGAGGAGGGCAGGGTGACGGTCCGGCTGGCGAACGACGGCCCCGGGAACGTCTCCGGGGTCGCGCTCGAACTGGTGACGGACGCTCCGAACGTGAACGCCGTGGAGACGGAGGTCGCGGTCGGGGCCCTCGCGCCCGGGGAGTCGGCGAACCTCTCGTTCCCCGTCGAGATCGGCGAGAGCGCCGACCCCGGCAGCCGACAGCTCACCTACCGCGTCCGCTACACGGACGACGACGGCGACCTCCGGACGAGCGACCGGCTCACCGCCGACGTCCGGGTCGCCCCCGAGCGGGACCCGTTCGTCGTCGATCCGGTGGAGGCGACGGTGATCGTCGGCGAGGAGGGAACGCTCGCGCTCGAGGTGACGAACAACCGCGAGGTACCCCTGCGAGACGTCCAGGCGAAGGCGTTCGCCGACACCCCCCTGACGGTCGAGGACGACCAGGCGTTCGTCGAGTCGCTCGGGCCGAACGAGTCGACGACGATCCGGTTCGACGTGTCCGCGGGCCCGGAGGCGGGCCTCAAGACCTACCCGCTGTCGGTCGACTTCCTCTACACGACGCCCGACGGCGATCAGCGCCTCTCCGACCCGGTCGACCTCGGCGTGACCGTCGTCGAACCGCCGGACGACGGCCTCCTCGACCTGCTGCTTCCGCTCCTCGTCGTCGTCCTGCTGCTGCTGGTCGCGCTGTGGCTCCTCCGGCGTCGGCGTCGCGGCGACGAGGCGGAAGGCGAGGGAGAGGGGGAGAGGGAGGCCGGGGAGGAACCCGGGTCGGAAGGTGGACCGGGCGAGGAGGGGGACGAGTCGGCCGGCGGTGACGGGTCGACGGGCGACTCCGGATCGACGGGCGGGGGCGGCGGGGAATCCGGATCGACGGGCGAGGGCGGCGGGGAGTCCGGGTCGACCGGCGGGGGCGCATGA
- a CDS encoding ATP-binding protein, protein MPSPADITSHPTPRQYIDCTPTDAPLNSRTVESQFRRLHTLSQATSDDRSWYANLFSTPAPPTIEWLLVTDGDPETPLRYYVGVDDPDALDALEQCYRTLVPNEYELTRTEWHPSDLLPTSEPTDHRSDAPTEAATDAADASTDTTQDSSDGDSQPVHAIEFVGVAERRNDWQTRLTPFSTFTDTPETRFPLSAIIEALAGATSPTIYQALCQPLPDWHAEATGRRDRLKRGLDTPAQRFFDGIIPRVDPDQTGRDPEATRLEELDAKDARRSFVVNARVVTHSLHGEGTPRAFDGLSTAFEPVSHTCYSVQSRHHSGDAAHAVLEGLATRTVHPPAYETLTAKLPWTENTSRGIVADPTEAPVFCLLDGSTLTEAGKRALAPTPGERTALPRPPHDILANYRTEGLPLGRPLTQDGITDSQSISLPTALQPLHVGWFGKTGSGKSTSLITAILENHRATAGADILIDPKGDGMATDYLRAHYVEYGSLEDVVYFDCAETLPAFGFFDIRDELDAGVPRTTAVEDATDHYIEILTQIMGKERFEQAVRSPDVIRYMVKALFDPVNGQDAFSHRELHGAVRRMHERQSVPPVSDGDLERMLGGVVANRAQTFDEIMQGVANRMEKVPIDQRLARIFNHVPDDEADRTDPHFDLADHLNQNEVIIIDTGELRSEAQRVLTLVVLSNLWTALRRRTRRGTDDALVNVYVEEAASVAVSDLLKELLAQSRGFNCAMTLAMQFPAQLREADPTAYDEVLNNISTFLTGNVPLDRQLAQRLATDELTPQAVGNRLRALRRGQWLVALPAAFGVDEPRPFTVESLPPPPGDPAGPRQLTRAERAGFTDELADVRERTLGESGLTLGEPSAATQEADAEMEAADPRLRVDSALPHTNRMPPTVEYEGETHALRCTACDNRYDPSIAGMKRAISCCSSLAEVDRDDVPICELNLKLSPDERAASEWSDRQLMFLQAVYNAQQLRYDRLEYDLVADSMIRLQEYVDIGGDPLQDLLDSEYLSHGTDHPHRLYTVTPDGRSVIGESYRQGVDYGHGAGDLEESSEHVLAIEVARRYLEQAYVADADSPVTEVVPYYDMDEQRRLDIAALDESGDVRIAVEAERVNNDIIRAVPDDYDKMADAEPDEAIWVVMTIDDAHDVLAALNEPAEGDPRVEKTYARTTPPQQFSLDTPGLTAIYPVDRLRKRLGEPENS, encoded by the coding sequence ATGCCGTCACCTGCCGACATCACTTCCCACCCGACGCCGCGCCAGTACATCGACTGCACGCCGACGGACGCTCCACTCAACTCGAGGACCGTCGAATCACAGTTCCGCCGACTGCATACCCTCTCACAGGCCACGAGTGACGACCGGTCCTGGTACGCCAACCTGTTCTCCACTCCAGCCCCACCCACGATCGAGTGGTTACTCGTCACGGACGGCGATCCCGAGACGCCGCTTCGCTACTACGTCGGCGTCGACGACCCGGACGCCCTCGACGCACTCGAACAGTGCTATCGCACGCTCGTCCCCAACGAGTACGAACTCACCCGCACCGAGTGGCACCCGAGTGATCTCCTCCCGACGTCTGAGCCCACCGACCATCGCTCCGACGCCCCGACAGAGGCGGCGACGGATGCGGCCGACGCCTCCACCGATACGACACAGGACTCGTCCGACGGCGACTCACAGCCCGTCCACGCCATCGAGTTCGTCGGCGTCGCTGAGCGACGCAACGACTGGCAGACACGCCTGACACCGTTTTCTACCTTCACCGACACGCCGGAGACGCGGTTCCCACTCTCGGCCATTATCGAGGCCCTAGCAGGCGCCACCTCACCAACGATTTATCAGGCGCTCTGCCAGCCGTTACCGGACTGGCACGCGGAGGCGACGGGTCGGCGCGACCGACTGAAGCGGGGTCTGGACACGCCAGCCCAGCGCTTCTTCGACGGCATCATCCCACGCGTCGACCCCGACCAGACTGGGAGAGACCCGGAGGCGACGCGACTCGAGGAACTCGACGCGAAGGACGCCAGGCGCTCGTTCGTCGTGAACGCCCGGGTGGTCACACACTCCCTACACGGTGAGGGGACACCACGGGCGTTCGACGGGCTCTCCACCGCATTCGAGCCGGTGAGCCATACCTGCTACAGCGTCCAATCGCGACATCACAGCGGCGACGCCGCCCACGCCGTCCTCGAGGGCCTCGCCACTCGAACCGTCCATCCACCGGCCTACGAGACCCTTACCGCGAAACTCCCGTGGACGGAAAACACGAGTCGCGGCATCGTCGCGGACCCGACCGAAGCCCCAGTGTTCTGCCTGCTCGATGGAAGCACGCTCACCGAAGCCGGGAAGCGGGCACTCGCCCCCACCCCCGGGGAACGAACGGCCCTCCCCCGTCCACCACACGATATCCTCGCGAACTACCGAACTGAGGGGCTCCCGCTCGGCCGCCCGCTCACGCAGGACGGCATCACCGACTCACAGTCGATCTCGCTCCCCACAGCGCTACAACCGCTTCACGTCGGCTGGTTCGGGAAGACTGGCTCGGGCAAGTCGACGAGTCTCATCACCGCCATCCTCGAGAATCACCGGGCCACAGCGGGTGCGGACATCCTCATCGACCCGAAGGGTGATGGAATGGCGACCGACTACCTCCGCGCACATTACGTCGAGTACGGCAGCCTCGAGGACGTCGTCTACTTCGACTGTGCCGAAACGCTCCCCGCGTTCGGCTTCTTCGACATTCGCGACGAACTCGACGCGGGCGTTCCCCGGACGACGGCCGTCGAGGACGCGACCGATCACTACATCGAGATCCTCACCCAGATCATGGGGAAAGAGCGCTTCGAGCAGGCGGTCCGCTCTCCCGATGTGATTCGCTACATGGTGAAGGCGCTGTTCGACCCCGTCAATGGACAGGACGCATTCTCCCACAGAGAACTCCACGGCGCCGTTCGCCGGATGCACGAACGCCAGTCGGTTCCCCCGGTGAGTGATGGCGACCTCGAACGGATGCTGGGCGGTGTGGTCGCGAACCGTGCACAGACGTTCGACGAGATCATGCAGGGTGTGGCCAATCGGATGGAGAAGGTCCCCATCGACCAGCGCCTCGCCCGTATCTTCAATCACGTCCCCGACGACGAAGCCGACCGAACGGACCCGCACTTCGACCTCGCGGACCACCTCAACCAGAATGAAGTGATCATCATCGACACCGGGGAGTTGCGGAGCGAAGCCCAGCGCGTCCTCACGCTGGTGGTGCTCTCGAACCTGTGGACGGCGCTGCGCCGTCGCACGCGTCGCGGCACCGACGATGCGCTTGTGAACGTCTACGTCGAAGAGGCCGCCAGCGTCGCCGTCTCGGACCTCCTCAAGGAGTTGCTCGCCCAGTCGCGTGGCTTCAACTGTGCGATGACGCTCGCCATGCAGTTCCCCGCGCAGTTGCGAGAAGCCGATCCCACGGCCTACGACGAGGTGTTGAACAACATTTCCACGTTCCTCACGGGGAACGTCCCGCTCGACCGGCAACTGGCCCAGCGGCTCGCCACCGACGAGCTGACGCCACAGGCGGTTGGAAACCGCCTTCGGGCGCTCCGGCGTGGTCAGTGGCTCGTGGCGCTGCCGGCTGCCTTCGGTGTGGATGAACCCCGCCCCTTTACGGTGGAATCGTTGCCGCCGCCGCCAGGTGATCCTGCGGGACCGCGCCAACTCACCCGTGCGGAACGCGCGGGATTCACAGACGAACTCGCCGACGTCCGTGAGCGGACGCTCGGTGAGTCGGGGCTGACCCTGGGAGAGCCGAGTGCGGCCACCCAGGAGGCGGACGCCGAGATGGAAGCAGCTGACCCTCGGCTTCGCGTCGACTCGGCGCTCCCCCACACGAATCGCATGCCGCCCACGGTCGAGTACGAGGGTGAGACGCACGCACTCCGCTGTACTGCGTGTGACAATCGGTACGACCCCTCCATCGCGGGTATGAAGCGTGCCATTTCGTGTTGTTCGTCGCTCGCCGAAGTCGACCGGGACGACGTCCCCATCTGTGAGCTCAACCTCAAACTCTCGCCCGACGAGCGAGCGGCGTCGGAGTGGTCGGATCGACAGCTCATGTTCCTCCAGGCCGTCTATAACGCCCAGCAGCTCCGGTATGACCGGCTGGAGTACGACCTCGTTGCGGACTCGATGATCCGGCTCCAGGAGTACGTCGACATTGGGGGCGACCCGCTTCAGGATCTGCTCGACTCCGAATATCTCAGCCACGGTACGGACCATCCTCACCGCCTCTACACGGTGACGCCGGATGGTCGCTCGGTCATCGGCGAGAGCTATCGGCAGGGCGTGGATTACGGCCACGGTGCGGGCGACCTCGAGGAGTCGAGCGAGCACGTCCTCGCGATCGAGGTCGCGCGCCGCTATCTCGAACAGGCGTACGTCGCGGATGCGGACTCGCCGGTGACTGAGGTTGTCCCCTACTACGACATGGACGAACAGCGGCGCCTCGATATCGCCGCGCTCGACGAGTCGGGGGACGTCCGGATCGCAGTGGAGGCAGAGCGGGTGAATAACGACATCATCCGTGCGGTTCCCGATGATTACGACAAGATGGCCGATGCGGAGCCGGATGAAGCGATCTGGGTCGTCATGACGATCGACGATGCCCACGACGTGCTCGCCGCGCTGAACGAGCCTGCTGAAGGTGACCCACGAGTGGAGAAGACCTATGCGCGGACGACACCCCCACAACAGTTCTCGCTCGATACGCCCGGGTTGACTGCGATCTATCCGGTCGATCGGCTTCGGAAACGACTTGGTGAACCCGAGAATTCCTAG
- a CDS encoding MBL fold metallo-hydrolase has product MDVQFLGGAREVGRSAVLVNDSLLLDYGTKPATPPQYPVGASGGGRRLDPDAVVVSHGHLDHAGTVPSLLSGAERPAIHWTPPTRELARLLARDTLKLRGNSPTCPFTGEDVRRIGQVSEVHGYGEPFEAAGHEVTFHDAGHIPGSAHVLVDDGDTRLLYSGDFHTDDQRLVSGTTARPDADVVICESTYSDVEHEDRAEAERRFAESVRTTLWEGGTVVVPAFAIGRTQEMLLVCDEYDIPCYVDGMGQEVTGMLRRHPEFVRDPEALRRAKSHARFVTGRDGQRKRITDQRAAIVTTSGMLSGGPAMTYIPEIRANPVNKITMTGYQVEGTPGRELLETGSAEIDGRVLPVSAQVEGYDFSAHADRRGLREFLEPYRDATVLVNHGDRCPAFAGELRADGYEASAPELGAEVTC; this is encoded by the coding sequence ATGGACGTCCAGTTCCTCGGCGGCGCCCGCGAGGTCGGCCGCAGCGCGGTCCTCGTCAACGACTCCCTGCTGCTGGATTACGGGACGAAGCCGGCCACGCCGCCCCAGTACCCCGTCGGGGCGTCCGGGGGCGGGCGCCGACTCGACCCGGACGCGGTCGTCGTCTCCCACGGACACCTCGATCACGCCGGCACGGTTCCGTCGCTGCTCTCCGGAGCGGAGCGGCCGGCCATCCACTGGACGCCGCCGACCCGCGAACTCGCCCGCCTGCTCGCCCGCGACACGCTGAAGCTCCGCGGCAATAGCCCGACGTGCCCGTTCACCGGCGAGGACGTCCGGCGGATCGGGCAGGTCTCCGAGGTGCACGGCTACGGGGAGCCGTTCGAGGCCGCCGGCCACGAGGTGACGTTCCACGACGCCGGCCACATCCCCGGCAGCGCGCACGTCCTCGTCGACGACGGCGACACGCGGCTGCTCTACTCCGGCGACTTCCACACGGACGACCAGCGCCTGGTTTCGGGGACGACGGCCCGTCCCGACGCCGACGTCGTGATCTGTGAGAGCACCTACTCCGACGTCGAACACGAGGACCGTGCCGAGGCGGAGCGACGGTTCGCCGAGAGCGTGAGGACGACGCTCTGGGAGGGCGGGACGGTCGTCGTCCCGGCGTTCGCCATCGGGCGGACCCAGGAGATGCTGCTCGTCTGCGACGAGTACGATATCCCCTGTTACGTCGACGGGATGGGCCAGGAGGTGACCGGAATGCTCCGCCGGCATCCGGAGTTCGTCCGGGACCCCGAGGCGCTCCGGCGCGCGAAGTCCCACGCCCGGTTCGTCACCGGTCGCGACGGTCAGCGGAAGCGTATCACGGATCAGCGAGCCGCGATCGTCACCACCAGCGGGATGCTCTCGGGCGGCCCCGCGATGACGTACATCCCGGAGATCCGGGCGAACCCCGTGAACAAGATCACCATGACGGGCTACCAGGTCGAGGGGACGCCGGGTCGGGAGCTGCTGGAGACGGGGAGCGCCGAGATCGACGGTCGGGTGCTCCCGGTCAGCGCGCAGGTCGAGGGGTACGACTTCTCCGCGCACGCCGACCGGCGCGGCCTCCGCGAGTTCCTCGAGCCGTACCGGGACGCGACGGTGCTGGTGAACCACGGCGACCGGTGTCCGGCGTTCGCCGGGGAGTTGCGTGCGGACGGGTACGAGGCGAGCGCGCCGGAGTTGGGCGCGGAGGTGACGTGTTGA